The following proteins come from a genomic window of Melospiza georgiana isolate bMelGeo1 chromosome 3, bMelGeo1.pri, whole genome shotgun sequence:
- the LTV1 gene encoding protein LTV1 homolog, with the protein MPHKKKKPFIEKKKAVTFHLVHRSQRDPLAADDTAPQRVLLPTQKGHEERRREEQRKYGVFFDDDYDYLQHLKEASGPSELVPSVRGQQSRIVITSEGHIEDEIQRISAPSIKLPSSVFATEFEEDVGLLNKAAPVSGPRLDFDPDIVAALDDDFDFDNPENILEDDFVLQANKPQKRGPDAEDEDEWEDMEDDSDEKDSCSTDKDYDSEGALSDGEVNGQAKEFLFMQEETRSRFTEYSMTSSVIRRNEQLTLLDDRFEKFYEQFDEDEIGALDNVELEGYINTDNARLQEVLDDYYREKAKNCVKLDALEPDEDLDSLVNEESEEEKEEIVTVVIEEPKEKWDCESILSTYSNLYNHPTLIKEPSKPKPIKISQKTGIPLHVLPQKGLTARQVERMQMINGSDLPKASTQPRSKAESREDRKARKQAIKEERKERRMEKKANKLAFKQEKTRQEKELLNLKQNVQGLKLS; encoded by the exons ATG ccTCACAAGAAGAAAAAGCCCTTCATAGAGAAGAAGAAAGCAGTAACATTTCACTTGGTGCACCGAAGTCAGAGGGATCCTCTTGCTGCTGATGATACTGCACCCCAGAGAGTTCTGCTGCCCACACAGAAA GGGCATGAGGAGCGGAGAAGAGAAGAGCAGCGCAAGTATGGTGTCTTCTTTGATGATGACTATGACTATTTGCAGCACCTCAAAGAAGCCTCTGGTCCCTCTGAGCTTGTCCCATCTGTGCGGGGACAGCAAAGCAGAATTGTCATCACAAGTGAGGGGCACATAGAGGATGAAATTCAGAGAATTTCA GCTCCATCCATTAAGTTGCCTTCCTCAGTATTTGCCACAGAGTTTGAAGAGGATGTGGGCTTGCTAAATAAAGCTGCTCCTGTTTCAG GACCGCGGCTAGATTTTGACCCCGATATTGTTGCAGCTCTTGATGATGATTTTGACTTTGACAATCCAGAAAATATCCTGGAAGATGATTTTGTTCTGCAAGCAAATAAACCACAGAAGCG GGGACCAGATGCTGAGGATGAAGATGAATGGGAAGATATGGAAGATGATAGTGATGAGAAGGATAGCTGCAGTACTGATAAAGACTATGATTCAGAAGGTGCTTTGTCAGATGGTGAGGTTAATGGACAGGCTAAAGAATTCCTTTTTATGCAAGAAGAAACCAGGAGTCgtttcacagaatattctatGACATCTTCCGTGATACGACGGAATGAGCAGTTAACCCTGTTGGATGACAGATTTGAGAAG ttttatgaaCAATTTGATGAAGATGAGATTGGAGCCTTAGATAACGTGGAGTTAGAAGGCTACATTAACACAGACAATGCTCGGCTGCAGGAAGTCCTGGATGATTACTACAGAGAGAAAGCAAAGAA TTGTGTGAAACTGGATGCTCTTGAACCTGATGAAGATTTGGACTCTCTTGTCAATGAAGaaagtgaggaggaaaaggaagaaatagtAACTGTAGTTATAGAGGAGCCAAAAGAAAAGTGGGATTGTGAATCCATTTTGA GTACCTATTCAAACTTATATAATCACCCAACACTTATTAAGGAGCCATCAAAG CCCAAACCAATCAAGATTTCTCAGAAGACTGGAATTCCCCTACACGTCCTGCCTCAGAAAGGTCTCACTGCTAGGCAGGTGGAGCGCATGCAAATGATAAATGGCAGTGACCTGCCAAAAGCATCAACACAGCCCCGTTCCAAagctgagagcagagaggaTCGCAAAGCCAGGAAACAGGCAATCAAGGAGGAGAGAAAG GAACGCCGAATGGAGAAGAAAGCCAACAAGCTGGccttcaaacaggagaaaacgaGACAAGAGAAAGAGTTGCTCAATCTGAAACAAAATGTGCAAGGTCTGAAGCTGTCCTGA